A region of Candidatus Omnitrophota bacterium DNA encodes the following proteins:
- a CDS encoding MBOAT family O-acyltransferase encodes MVFTSHIFIFYFLPIVLAIYYLLPFKRNFFLLTASYVFYGWWNPWFAFLMLLATAINYWGGRMISQSPPGSPRRHTALIASVAASLSMLGFFKYFMFMEGNVNFMLRLFGANALPILEVTLPIGISFFIFQSISYTIDVYRQESPPVRSFSDFACFVALFPQLIAGPIVRYNTIAEQLVERTHSREKFASGIALFILGFAKKLFLANIIGQSADAVFNAEAPGMLDAWFGVTAYAFQIYFDFSAYSDMAIGLGRMFGFEFLRNFNAPYHADSITEFWRRWHISLSTFLRDYLYIPLGGNRYGPRRTYINLTITMLLGGLWHGASWVFVIWGAYHGALLAFERWRGKKSVYEKLPRPVRVGVTFVLVLFSWVLFRCPTLEGASRFFQAMFGMAGASGGSILLGAEIYTQGQFLMMTLCALLAFQKKQAFDWAVNITWTKAIVLIVLFIFSLMAMFAQSFNPFLYYQF; translated from the coding sequence ATGGTCTTCACATCCCATATTTTTATCTTTTATTTTCTCCCCATCGTTCTGGCGATTTATTACTTGCTTCCCTTCAAGCGGAATTTTTTTCTGCTCACCGCCAGTTATGTTTTTTATGGATGGTGGAATCCGTGGTTCGCGTTTTTGATGTTGCTGGCCACGGCGATTAATTATTGGGGCGGGCGCATGATCTCGCAATCTCCTCCCGGTTCTCCCCGCCGCCATACCGCGCTCATCGCCTCCGTCGCCGCCAGCCTCAGCATGTTGGGTTTTTTCAAATATTTTATGTTCATGGAAGGCAACGTCAATTTTATGCTGCGGCTCTTCGGCGCCAATGCGCTGCCCATCCTTGAAGTTACGCTGCCGATCGGCATTTCCTTCTTCATTTTCCAGAGCATCAGTTACACCATCGACGTATACCGCCAAGAATCGCCGCCGGTGCGTTCCTTCTCCGATTTCGCTTGTTTCGTGGCTTTGTTCCCCCAACTCATCGCCGGTCCTATCGTGCGCTACAACACCATCGCCGAGCAACTCGTCGAACGGACGCATTCGCGGGAAAAATTCGCTTCTGGAATTGCGCTGTTTATTTTGGGCTTCGCCAAGAAACTCTTTTTAGCCAATATTATCGGGCAATCGGCGGATGCTGTCTTCAACGCGGAAGCGCCGGGAATGTTGGACGCCTGGTTCGGCGTTACGGCTTACGCCTTTCAGATTTATTTCGATTTTTCCGCCTATTCCGACATGGCCATCGGCCTGGGGCGCATGTTCGGCTTCGAATTTCTGCGCAATTTCAACGCGCCCTATCACGCCGACAGCATCACCGAATTCTGGCGGCGATGGCACATTTCGCTCTCCACATTTCTGCGGGATTATCTCTATATTCCCCTCGGCGGAAATCGCTATGGCCCCCGCCGCACGTACATTAACCTGACGATTACCATGCTGCTCGGCGGCCTCTGGCACGGCGCCAGCTGGGTTTTCGTGATTTGGGGAGCTTATCATGGCGCGCTGCTGGCCTTCGAGCGCTGGCGAGGCAAGAAGAGCGTCTACGAGAAGCTGCCCCGTCCAGTGCGCGTCGGCGTAACGTTCGTGCTGGTATTGTTTTCCTGGGTGTTGTTCCGCTGCCCCACATTGGAAGGCGCGTCGCGATTCTTCCAGGCGATGTTCGGCATGGCTGGCGCCAGCGGCGGTTCCATCCTGTTGGGAGCGGAAATCTATACCCAAGGCCAATTTCTTATGATGACTCTCTGCGCTCTGTTGGCGTTTCAGAAAAAGCAGGCGTTCGATTGGGCCGTCAACATTACCTGGACGAAGGCGATTGTATTAATCGTTCTTTTTATATTCTCGTTAATGGCGATGTTCGCCCAATCGTTCAATCCATTCTTGTATTATCAATTTTAG